In the Streptomyces formicae genome, one interval contains:
- the leuA gene encoding 2-isopropylmalate synthase: MPNFQRSTSMPVHKYGRYEQVDIPDRTWPDNRITVAPRWLSTDLRDGNQALIDPMSPARKRAMFDLLVRMGYKEIEVGFPSSGQTDFDFVRSIIEDEDAIPEDVTISVLTQAREELIERTVESLKGARRATVHLYNATAPVWRDVVFRGSRDAVKQIAVDGTRLVMEYADKLLDDRTAFGYQYSPEIFTDTELDFALEVCEGVMDVWQPDAEREIILNLPATVERSTPSTHADRFEWMSRNLSRREFVCLSIHPHNDRGTAVAAAELAVMAGGDRVEGCLFGQGERTGNVDLVTLGMNLFSQGVDPQIDFSDIDEIRRTAEYCNQMEIHPRHPYAGDLVYTAFSGSHQDAIKKGFDAMETRAASQGKTIDDIEWAVPYLPIDPKDVGRSYEAVIRVNSQSGKGGIAYVLQNDHKLDLPRRMQIEFSRIIQAKTDAEGGEVTPGAIWSVFQDEYLPNPDNPWGRIQVKNGQTTTDKDGVDTLTVEATLDGDDTVLTGSGNGPISAFFDALGAIGIDVRLLDYQEHTMSEGASAQAASYIECAIGDKVLWGIGIDANTTRASLKAVVSAVNRAAR; this comes from the coding sequence ATGCCGAACTTCCAGCGATCCACGTCCATGCCGGTCCACAAGTACGGCAGGTACGAGCAGGTCGACATCCCCGACCGCACGTGGCCGGACAACCGGATCACGGTCGCTCCCCGCTGGCTCTCGACCGACCTGCGCGACGGCAACCAGGCCCTGATCGACCCGATGTCCCCGGCCCGCAAGCGCGCGATGTTCGACCTGCTGGTGCGGATGGGCTACAAGGAGATCGAGGTCGGCTTCCCCTCGTCGGGCCAGACCGACTTCGACTTCGTACGGTCGATCATCGAGGACGAGGACGCGATCCCCGAGGACGTGACGATCTCCGTCCTGACCCAGGCGCGCGAAGAGCTGATCGAGCGCACGGTCGAGTCCCTGAAGGGCGCGCGGCGCGCCACCGTGCACCTGTACAACGCGACCGCGCCCGTCTGGCGCGACGTCGTCTTCCGCGGCTCGCGCGACGCCGTGAAGCAGATCGCCGTGGACGGCACCCGCCTGGTCATGGAGTACGCCGACAAGCTGCTCGACGACCGGACGGCCTTCGGCTACCAGTACAGCCCGGAGATCTTCACCGACACCGAGCTGGACTTCGCCCTGGAGGTCTGCGAGGGCGTCATGGACGTCTGGCAGCCCGACGCCGAGCGCGAGATCATCCTCAACCTGCCCGCCACGGTGGAGCGCTCCACGCCCTCCACGCACGCGGACCGCTTCGAGTGGATGTCCCGCAACCTGTCCCGGCGCGAGTTCGTCTGCCTGTCCATCCACCCGCACAACGACCGCGGCACCGCCGTCGCCGCCGCCGAGCTGGCCGTGATGGCGGGTGGCGACCGCGTCGAGGGCTGCCTGTTCGGCCAGGGCGAGCGCACCGGCAACGTCGACCTGGTGACGCTGGGCATGAACCTCTTCAGCCAGGGCGTCGACCCGCAGATCGACTTCTCGGACATCGACGAGATCCGCCGTACGGCCGAGTACTGCAACCAGATGGAGATCCACCCGCGCCACCCCTACGCGGGCGACCTCGTCTACACCGCCTTCTCCGGCTCCCACCAGGACGCCATCAAGAAGGGCTTCGACGCGATGGAGACCCGCGCGGCGAGCCAGGGCAAGACGATCGACGACATCGAGTGGGCCGTGCCGTACCTGCCCATCGACCCCAAGGACGTCGGCCGCTCCTACGAGGCCGTCATCCGCGTCAACTCCCAGTCCGGCAAGGGCGGCATCGCCTACGTCCTGCAGAACGACCACAAGCTGGACCTGCCGCGCCGCATGCAGATCGAGTTCTCGCGGATCATCCAGGCGAAGACCGACGCCGAGGGCGGCGAGGTCACGCCGGGCGCGATCTGGAGCGTCTTCCAGGACGAGTACCTGCCCAATCCGGACAACCCCTGGGGTCGGATTCAGGTCAAGAACGGCCAGACGACCACCGACAAGGACGGCGTCGACACGCTCACCGTCGAGGCCACGCTGGACGGCGACGACACCGTGCTGACCGGCTCCGGCAACGGTCCGATCTCCGCGTTCTTCGACGCGCTGGGCGCCATCGGCATCGACGTGCGCCTGCTCGACTACCAGGAGCACACGATGAGCGAGGGCGCGTCCGCGCAGGCCGCCTCGTACATCGAGTGCGCGATCGGCGACAAGGTCCTGTGGGGCATCGGCATCGACGCGAATACGACACGTGCGTCACTCAAGGCCGTGGTCTCCGCCGTGAACCGCGCCGCGCGCTGA
- a CDS encoding M4 family metallopeptidase, whose translation MTANPAGFEPVFCSIVPPHVLDTLAQSQDPALAAPARRTLQRDAFERTQRRLTTVVGAPSVTPPKEAVADKPHRTIYDARHRTELPGRKVRGEGDKPGKDATVNRAYAGLGATFELYQKTYARNSIDGSGLPLNATVHYSEEYNNAFWNGEQMVFGDGDGEIFLDFTIPVDVIGHELTHGVTQYTANLTYFGQPGALNESLSDVFGSMIKQYTLGQTSQEADWLIGAGLLAPRVTGKALRSMKEPGTAYDDDVLGKDPQPADMDHYVRTGRDNGGVHINSGIPNRAFYLVSEALGGHSWERAGEIWYAVLTGGELAQDASFSDFAKLTVAAARAKYGDGDELKAVIDAWSTVKVPATD comes from the coding sequence ATGACCGCCAACCCAGCGGGCTTCGAGCCCGTTTTCTGCAGCATCGTGCCGCCGCACGTCCTGGACACCCTCGCCCAGAGCCAGGACCCGGCACTCGCCGCTCCCGCCCGCCGCACCCTCCAGCGGGACGCCTTCGAGCGCACCCAGCGCCGCCTGACGACCGTCGTCGGCGCACCCAGCGTGACCCCGCCCAAGGAAGCCGTCGCGGACAAGCCGCACCGCACCATCTACGACGCCAGGCACCGCACGGAGCTGCCGGGCCGCAAGGTGCGCGGCGAGGGCGACAAGCCCGGCAAGGACGCCACCGTCAACCGCGCGTACGCGGGCCTGGGCGCGACCTTCGAGCTCTACCAGAAGACCTACGCGCGCAACTCCATCGACGGCAGCGGCCTGCCGCTGAACGCCACCGTGCACTACTCCGAGGAGTACAACAACGCCTTCTGGAACGGCGAGCAGATGGTGTTCGGCGACGGTGACGGCGAGATCTTCCTCGACTTCACCATCCCGGTCGACGTCATCGGCCACGAGCTGACGCACGGCGTCACGCAGTACACCGCGAACCTCACGTACTTCGGGCAGCCCGGCGCCCTGAACGAGTCCCTTTCGGACGTCTTCGGTTCGATGATCAAGCAGTACACGCTCGGCCAGACCTCCCAGGAGGCCGACTGGCTGATCGGCGCGGGCCTGCTCGCCCCGCGCGTGACCGGCAAGGCCCTGCGCTCCATGAAGGAGCCGGGCACCGCGTACGACGACGACGTGCTCGGCAAGGACCCGCAGCCCGCCGACATGGACCACTACGTCAGGACGGGCCGCGACAACGGCGGCGTGCACATCAACTCCGGCATCCCCAACCGCGCCTTCTACCTGGTCTCCGAGGCCCTCGGCGGCCACTCCTGGGAGCGCGCGGGCGAGATCTGGTACGCCGTCCTGACCGGCGGCGAGCTGGCGCAGGACGCCTCGTTCAGCGACTTCGCGAAGCTGACGGTAGCCGCGGCGCGCGCGAAGTACGGCGACGGCGACGAGCTCAAGGCCGTCATCGACGCGTGGTCCACGGTCAAGGTCCCCGCCACCGACTGA
- a CDS encoding protealysin inhibitor emfourin has protein sequence MRIQVKRTGGFAGIDRHAEVDTSTLADAPEWHALAEQAMAEGRSTPPIGVPDGFNYQLTVDGKTVYCSDPRLSEPQRKLISRVLKEGA, from the coding sequence ATGCGTATCCAGGTGAAGCGCACGGGAGGGTTCGCGGGCATCGACCGGCACGCCGAGGTGGACACCTCGACGCTGGCCGATGCCCCCGAATGGCACGCCCTGGCCGAACAGGCCATGGCCGAGGGCCGGAGCACCCCGCCGATAGGGGTGCCGGACGGCTTCAACTACCAGCTGACCGTGGACGGGAAGACGGTGTACTGCTCGGACCCCCGGCTCAGCGAGCCGCAGCGCAAGCTGATCTCGCGGGTCCTGAAGGAGGGTGCGTAA